The Pseudomonas pergaminensis nucleotide sequence AAGTTGGTGGACGGCAAATTCCCGGATTACGAGCGCGTGCTGCCTAAAGGTGGCGACAAGCTGGTTCTCGGTGATCGTCAGGCACTGCGCGAAGCGTTTAGCCGTACCGCGATTCTGTCCAACGAAAAGTACCGCGGTATCCGTCTGCAACTGGCCAACGGTCAGTTGAAGATCCAGGCGAACAACCCGGAGCAGGAAGAAGCGGAAGAAGAAGTGGGCGTCGATTACAATGGCGGTTCGCTGGAGATCGGCTTCAACGTGAGCTACCTGCTGGACGTGCTGGGTGTGATGACCACCGAACAGGTTCGCCTGATTCTGTCGGACTCCAACAGCAGCGCCCTGGTACAGGAATCCGACAACGACGACTCGGCTTATGTTGTCATGCCGATGCGCCTGTAACCATGCTCAGCAGAAGCTAGATGTCCCTCAGTCGCGTCTCGGTCACCGCGGTGCGCAATTTGCACCCGGTGACCTTCTCCCCCTCCCCCCGCATCAATATCCTCCACGGCGCCAACGGCAGTGGCAAAACCAGCGTGCTGGAAGCCATTCACCTGTTGGGGCTTGCCCGTTCCTTTCGCAGTGCTCGGTTGTTACCAGTCATCCAGTATGAGCAGTTGGCATGCACGGTGTTTGGCCAGGTTGAACTGGCAGAAGGTGGGCACAGCAGCCTGGGGATTTCCCGTGATCGTGGCGGAGAGTTCCAAATTCGCATTGACGGGCAAAATGCTCGCAGTGCTGCGCAGTTGGCGGAGATCCTGCCGCTGCAATTGATCAACCCTGACAGTTTCCGCCTATTGGAAGGTGCGCCCAAAATCCGCAGGCAATTCCTCGATTGGGGGGTGTTCCACGTGGAACCCCGGTTCATGGCCACGTGGCAGCGCTTGCAGAAGGCCCTGCGGCAGCGGAACTCATGGCTGCGGCATGGTACACTTGACGCCGCTTCGCAAGCGGCCTGGGACCGGGAACTGTGCCTGGCCAGCGACGAAATAGATGAATACCGCCGTGCCTATATCAAAGCCTTGAAACCAGTCTTTGAACAGACCTTGAGTGAATTGTTGGATCTCGAGGGACTGACGCTGAGTTACTACCGGGGTTGGGACAAAGAGCGTGAGCTGAGTGCAGTGCTCGCAACGTCCTTGCAGCGGGATCAGCAAATTGGCCATACCCAAGCCGGACCCCAGCGAGCTGATTTGCGCCTTAGGTTAGGCGCTCACAATGCTGCGGATATCTTGTCCCGTGGCCAGCAGAAGTTGGTGGTATGTGCATTGCGGATCGCCCAGGGCCATCTGGTTAGTCAGGCCCGACGCGGTCAGTGTATTTATCTGGTGGATGACTTGCCGTCTGAGCTCGACGAGCAACACCGCCGCGCGCTATGCCGCTTGTTGGAAGAATTACGCTGCCAGGTGTTTATCACCTGTGTAGACCACGAATTATTGAGGGAAGGCTGGCAGACGGAAACGCCAGTCGCTTTGTTCCACGTGGAACAAGGCCGTATCACCCAGACCCACGACCATCGGGAGTGAAGGCATGAGCGAAGAAAACACGTACGACTCGACCAGCATTAAAGTGCTGAAAGGTTTGGATGCCGTACGCAAACGTCCCGGTATGTACATTGGCGACACTGATGACGGTAGCGGTCTGCACCACATGGTGTTCGAGGTGGTCGACAACTCCATCGACGAAGCTCTGGCCGGTCACTGCGACGACATCAGCATTATCATCCACCCGGATGAGTCGATTACCGTACGCGACAACGGTCGCGGCATTCCGGTAGACGTGCACAAAGAAGAAGGCGTTTCGGCGGCAGAGGTCATCATGACCGTGCTCCACGCTGGCGGTAAGTTCGACGACAACTCCTATAAAGTCTCCGGCGGTTTGCACGGTGTGGGCGTTTCGGTAGTGAACGCACTGTCCGAAGAGCTGATCCTGACTGTGCGCCGCAGCGGCAAGATCTGGGAACAGACCTACGTTCACGGCGTTCCACAAGAACCGATGAAAATCGTCGGCGACAGTGAAACCACCGGCACCCAGATTCACTTCAAGCCATCGGCTGAAACCTTCAAGAATATTCACTTCAGCTGGGACATCCTGGCCAAGCGTATTCGTGAACTGTCGTTCCTTAACTCCGGCGTGGGTATCGTCCTCAAGGACGAGCGCAGCGGCAAGGAAGAGCTGTTCAAGTACGAAGGCGGCTTGCGTGCGTTCGTTGAATACCTGAACACCAACAAGACTGCGGTCAACCAGGTGTTCCACTTCAACATCCAGCGTGAAGACGGCATTGGCGTGGAAATCGCCTTGCAGTGGAACGACAGCTTCAACGAGAACCTGTTGTGCTTCACCAACAACATTCCTCAGCGCGATGGCGGTACTCACCTGGTGGGTTTCCGTTCGGCACTGACGCGTAACCTGAACACCTACATCGAAGCCGAAGGCCTGGCGAAGAAGCATAAAGTTGCCACCACCGGTGACGATGCCCGCGAAGGCTTGACCGCGATTATCTCGGTGAAAGTACCGGATCCGAAGTTCAGCTCCCAGACCAAAGACAAGCTGGTGTCTTCCGAAGTGAAGACCGCAGTGGAGCAGGAGATGGGCAAGTACTTCTCCGACTTCCTGCTGGAGAACCCGAACGAAGCCAAGTTGGTCGTCGGCAAGATGATCGACGCTGCACGTGCCCGTGAAGCCGCGCGTAAGGCCCGTGAAATGACCCGTCGTAAAGGCGCGTTGGACATTGCCGGCCTGCCGGGCAAACTCGCTGACTGCCAGGAGAAGGACCCTGCCCTCTCCGAACTGTACCTGGTGGAAGGTGACTCTGCTGGCGGTTCCGCCAAGCAGGGTCGTAACCGTCGCACCCAGGCCATCCTGCCGTTGAAGGGTAAGATCCTCAACGTCGAGAAGGCGCGCTTCGACAAGATGATTTCTTCCCAGGAAGTTGGCACCTTGATCACGGCGTTGGGTTGCGGTATCGGTCGTGACGAATACAACATCGACAAGCTGCGTTATCACAACATCATCATCATGACCGATGCTGACGTCGACGGTTCGCACATCCGTACCCTGCTGCTGACCTTCTTCTTCCGTCAGTTGCCTGAGCTGATCGAACGCGGCTATATCTACATCGCCCAACCGCCGTTGTACAAAGTGAAAAAAGGCAAGCAAGAGCAATACATCAAAGACGACGACGCCATGGAAGAGTACATGACGCAGTCGGCCTTGGAAGATGCCAGCCTGCACTTGAACGACGAAGCGCCGGGTATCTCCGGTGAGGCGTTGGAGCGTCTGGTTAACGATTTCCGCATGGTAATGAAGACCCTCAAGCGTCTGTCGCGCCTGTACCCGCAGGAACTGACCGAGCACTTCATCTACCTGCCGTCCGTGAGTCTGGAGCAATTGGGTGATCACGCCCACATGCAGAATTGGCTGGCTCAATACGAAACCCGCCTGCGCACTTCGGAGAAGTCCGGCCTGGTGTACAAAGCCAGCCTGCGTGAAGACCGTGAACGTAACGTCTGGCTGCCAGAGGTCGAATTGATCTCCCACGGCCTGTCGAACTACGTCACCTTCAACCGCGACTTCTTCGGCAGCAATGACTACAAGACCGTGGTTACCCTGGGCGCGCAACTGAGCACCCTGCTGGACGACGGTGCTTATATTCAGCGTGGCGAACGCAAGAAGCAGGTCAAGGAGTTCAAGGAAGCCCTCGACTGGCTGATGGCCGAAAGCACCAAGCGTCACACTATCCAGCGATACAAAGGTCTGGGCGAAATGAACCCGGATCAACTGTGGGAAACCACTATGGATCCGGCTCAGCGTCGTATGCTGCGCGTGACCATCGAAGACGCCATTGGCGCGGACCAGATCTTCAACACCCTCATGGGTGATGCGGTCGAGCCTCGTCGTGACTTCATCGAGAGCAATGCGTTGGCGGTGTCTAACCTGGACTTCTGATTCAGGCAAACAGCCAAACCAAAAAAGGCCAACGCTTAGCGTTGGCCTTTTTTATTGGGCAGTGTTCAGTGATCTACAAATTGCTCCACGTGGAACATCAGCGTTTCTAGCTTTCCGAAACAGTCGCCACGCTCTCCAATCGGTACCCATACCCGTAGATGGTCAGCAGCTGCCAACCGCGATCGGCGGTGAGCCCCAGCTTATTGCGCAACCGGTAGATATGCGTATCCAGCGGACGTGAGGACACCATTTCTTCATGGGTCCAGAACCGCTCGTAGAGGTACTCGCGAGACAGTGGCCGCGCCAAATTGGCAAATAAGCAACTGGCCAGTCGGTATTCTCGCTCGGTCAGGTTGATAGGTTTACCCGCGCGGGTGACGGTCAATTCTGCGTCATCGAAGGTCAGGTCGTTGAAGCTTTGCACTTCATGGTTGGCGGATTTCTGTAGGCCGTGGCGACGCAGAACCGCCGTGACCCTCGCCTTCAGTTCATTGGGGCGAAAGGGTTTGCTGACGTAGTCATCCGCACCGCTGTTCAGCGCAGTGACGATATCGCTCTCGGCGTCACGGCTGGTGAGCATGATGACGGCAGGAGGCGACTCCATGTGTTCGCGGGTCCAGCGTAGCAATGCAATCCCGGTGATATCGGGCAATTGCCAGTCGAGTATCAACAGGTCGAACGTTTCCCGGCGCAGTTGGCGAAGCAGGTCTTCACCGCGTTCGAAGCAATGCAGGGTCCAGGGGTGTTCGGCGGTGCTGGGGATTTGTCGCAGTGTCTGTTCCACCCGGCGCAGTTCCGCGGGTTCGTCATCCAGTATTGCGACACGCATGGGTGGGTCCTTTCTACTTAAAGAGTACGGCAGCCGTCAGCCTGGTGTTATTGATGGGTACGTACTGCGCAGATGCCGGCCGTTGAATCTGAAGAATTGTGCTCAGATTCGTCGACCCCTTGGATCTCTCGGTACGCTGGGATCAATGAGGGGTGAACCCACTGAAAGTCGTCGCGACCTATGTGGGAAAGATACCGGCTCCCGACCATAAGGAAAAGGATCAGCCGACGCATGCGCTGTCGTAAACTCCTGTGCGCTGATAGCCGACGCCCTCTGGAACCCCGACCTTGATGAGCATCATGATCCTTTCACCGAACCGGTTACGCCGCGCCCTCCCCCCACTGCTGATCATGGCGGTCGGCTCTGTGGGGGCTGCCGCCAAGAATCGTTCGCCTTACATTGATGACGACTTTCTGTGCCGAGCCCAGCCTCTACCGGCAGTGGTTCAGCACCTCACCGGGGAAGCGTGGAAACTCGATACCAAAGGCAAGGCAAGCCCTTTGCTGGAAGGCATGACCATTGATGAACAGGAAGGTGTAAAGACATCGGCGTCGGCGTTCGTCAGCTTGTTGCTCGGTGACGGATCCCGGGTGGTATTACCTTCCAGTTCCCAGGTGCGATTGCATCTGGAAAAGAAGCAGTCGATTCCCCAGGTTGTACTCGATCAGGGCCAGGCGGAAGCGTATGTGATCAAGCGCGCCAGCGAACATGACCGTTTCCAGATCGTCACCCCCGTGGGTGTGCTGGGTGTACGAGGCACACACTTTCGGGTGCGTAACGACACTGAGCAATCGGTACTCGAAGTGTTGGACGGTCAGGTCGCCGTCAATCGCGAGACTAAGACCCGGACCGTGGAACAGGAGGTCAACGTGGGCGCCCGGGAAGGTTTGTTGTTCAAGAAACACGGTGATTTGAAACCCGTTGAGTTGCTTACCGCACCGAAGCTCGTGGGGCAGGATGGCCAAAAGGGCGATGCGCCGGTCTGGAGTCTGTACCTTCGGCCACTGCCGGGTGCCCAGCGGTACCGCGCCCAAGTCGCCACTGATAAAGCCTTTATGAACATCAAGCAGGAAAACTTTTCCAGCACGCCGAAAATGAGCTTCACTGGGCTCAAAGCCTCGTTCTATCACGTGCGCTTGTCGGCATACGATGAAAACGGCCTGGAGGGAGAAACCGGGGTCTATGACATCTTCTACTACCCACCCACCGCCCAGGCACGTTGACCTATGATGCTTTGGGGCAAGGCCGAGAAACGCCAACCTACCCATGCCCAGCGCCTGTTCCACGGCTTAGTGCGCGAGTGGCTGTGGATTGGCTTGCTGCTATTGCCGATCACCGCTTACCTGTCCTTGAGCCCTGGCCTGGCGCTGAATAATCCGTTGTATGACAGCCTGCGCCGCCTCACCCCGCTACCGGTAGACCCGCGTATCCTGCTGGTGACCATCGACGACCCCAGCCTGAAAAAGCTCGGTCAATGGCCCTGGCCGCGCAGTTTGCATGCTGACCTGATCGATCGTCTCAATGCGGCACAACCGGCGGGTATCCTGTTCGATGTGATCTTCAGTGAAGCCGGCGACCCGACCAATGACAAACGCCTGGCAGAGGCGGTCTGCAATGCCGGCAATGTGTTGCTGCCGCTGGTGCGTGAGGGCACGGCGAGCTACAGCCAACCCAGCGCACAGATGCAGCCGCTGCATAAATGCGCCAAGGGTGTGGGCCATATCAATGTGGAGGCCGACAACGACGGTGTGGTCCGCAGCCTGTACCTGCGTGAAGGTCCACCAGACGCCACGGCGCCCCAACTGGCTTGGCTGGCCTACGAGATGAGCGGCGAGTTGTCAGAGATGCCGGGTGAGCCTCTGCAGGCGCTCACCCAACACTGGCACCGTGAACACTCGATCCGCATCCCATTCATCGCACCACACACCCATTTTCCTAGCGTGTCCTACGTCAGCGTTCTGCGCGGTGAAGTACCGCCCGAGCAGTTGCGCGGTCGCCTGATTTTGGTGGGGTCAACAGCTTCAGGCTTGGGCGATCGTTTTGTCACGCCGCTGTCCTCCACGGTTGGCACCACTGCGGGCGTGGAGATCCAAGCCAACGTACTCAATGGCTTGCTTCAAGGCCGCAGCATTGTCGATTTGCCGGGATGGCTCGCGGCGCTTATGGCGACGTCCCTGGTGGCATTGCTGTTGGGCTTGCTGCTCTACCGTCCGCGCTACGCGTTGTGGATGACCCTGGGCTGCATGTCTGCCGCACTGCTGGGTTCCTTGGCCCTGTTGCGCCTGGGGCACTGGTGGTCGCCCGCGGCCTGCTTGATCGGTTTGCTGCTCAGTTACCTGATTTGGAACTGGCGTCGCCTCAGTGTGATCCTCGCCTACTTCGGCTGGGAACTGGCGCGCCTGGACAACGAACCCAAAGTCCTGCCCGAACGCCGCCGTGCGCCCGCCAGCAGGGGGGATGTCTTGCAGGCGCGTATCTTTGCCTTGGAGCAGGCCGTAAGCCGCACGCGTGACACGCGGCGCTTTATGGCCGATGGCCTGGAATGCCTACCGGTTGCAACGCTGATCACAGACCCCAAGGGCAATATCCTGTTGGCCAACCGTATCGCCCGTGACGTGTTCGGCAATGACCTTGTTACCGAAAACCTGCTGGAGCAGTTGGCCGACCTGGGCTACCCGCCGCTGCACAATGGCGTTCGCCCTGCCCTCTCGGCGCTGGAGCTGGTCGAGTTCCGGGATATCCACCAACGCAGCCTGCGCATGGAGTTGGCGCCCTTGTTGCCGGCCGAAGGCGATGTCGCACTGGGCTGGCTGCTGAGCCTGACGGACTTGAGCAAGGAGCGCGAAGCCCAGCAACATCGCGAGACGATGTTACGGTTCCTCTCCCACGACCTGCGTGCACCACACTCGGCGATCCTGGCGCTACTGGATGTGCATAACGGCGAGTCCCAAGTGTTCGCCCAAATCGAACAGCAAGTTCGTCGCGCCTTGAGCCTCACGGAATCCTTTGTGCAACTGGCCAAGGCCGAGGCTGACGGTTACCAGTTCCAGCCAACATTGTTCGCCATGTTGGTCATGGATGCCTTTGATCAAGTCGCGTTGATTGCCCAGCTCAAGGGTATCCACCTGGTTCACGATCTGGATGAAGCCGATGAGGGCATGGTGTCTGCGGATCAGTCACTGCTCACGCGGGCATTGTTTAACGTGCTGGAGAACGCCATCAAGTATTCGCCCTCCGGCACCACTGTCCGGCTCAGACATAGCAGTGCGCAGGGCTGGTTGGAATGTCGTATCAGTGACCAGGGGCCTGGGATTGCGGCAGAGGACCTGCCCGAGTTGTTCAGCCAATACCGGCGCTTTGATTCCGCCCAGGGCAGCGAAGGTTTGGGGCTTGGACTGACCATGGTCAAAGCGGTGGTGGAGCGCCATGGTGGACGTATCAGCTGTGAAAGCGTGGTAGGCAAAGGCACCACGTTCAGCCTGCAATTGCCCCTGTTGGAAGACTGAGAAATCCTACTTTACTGCTGTGCTTAAAAAACCGGTCGCAAGGACCGGTTTTTTTCTGCGGAAAAAACTTATGCACCTTTTCCGTGATTTTATGAGCTTGGGAAATATGTAATAAAATCAGCTTCTTATAAGTCAAAAAGTGCAATTCGCCAACAAACCGTGCACAGGTTATCCACAGATGCTCAGATCACCGGCGTGTCCACCACAACGGGCTCAGGCGGCAGCGAACCCATGGCCCGTTGCTGCGCTTCATTCCAGGCCGCAGCACGGTCATTCAGCGCAGCAATCGCCCGTGGCCCTTCACCTTCGGCGTACATCGGTTCGCCGATGACTACGGTGATGGTGCCTTCGCGTTTAGCCCAGCCGGTTTTTGGCCAGAATTTGCCGGCGTTGTGGGCAATCGGCAGTACGGGCAGGTTGGCGTTGACGGCCAACGCCGTGCCTCCACGTGAGAACTTGCCCACGGTGCCGTAGGGCACACGAGTGCCTTCGGGGAAGATCAGCACCCAAACACCATCCTTGAGCAACTCGTCGCCCTTCTTGGCCACGTGCTTGAGGGCCGCCTTGGGGTTGTCACGGTCAATGGCGATCGGCCGCAACATGGCCATGGCCCAGCCGAAGAACGGTACATACAGCAATTCGCGCTTAAGCACCTGGCTCAACGGCGAGAAGTACGCCGAGAGAAAGAACGTCTCCCAGGTGCTCTGGTGGTTAGACAGAATCACGCAGGGCTGGTCCGGTACGTTTTCCGCGCCCTTGATCTCGAAGCGGATGTTCAGGAACACCTTGGTCAGCCACAACGCGCAGCGGCACCAATAGACGTTGATAAAGCGATAGCGCGCCTTGAACGGCAGGAAAGGCGCGATAAAAAAGCTCAGGGTGCACCAGAGAAACGAACTGGTGCCCAACAGCAGGTAAAAGAAGAAGGTTCTGATGGCCTGCAAAATCGACATGGCGGCATTTACCGTTGCGGGACAACGCCCGCCTGTTAAAAGCGCACTCCCGAACAATCCTTGGTCAGGAAGTCGAGGGCGGCTAGTTGTTGATAAGTTCTGCGGCAACGGCCGCCAGATCGTCAAAAATCAAGGTGCCTACCGGCAGGTTTTTCGCCTGGGTCTTTTCGCCTTTCCCGGTCTTAACCAAAACTGGCTGAGAGTCGACGGCTTTGGCCGCCTCCAGGTCACCGAGGCTGTCCCCGACGAACCATATCCCAGCCAAGGGCACCTTGTAATGTTCTGCAATGGTTTTCAACATGCCGGGTTTGGGTTTGCGGCAATCGCAGCCCTCATCCGGCCCGTGGGGGCAGTAGACCACCAGCCCCACCTCACCGCCCTGCTCGGCCACCAACGCGCGCAGGCGTGCGTGCATGGCGTCCAGGGTGGCGATGTCGTAGTAACCACGGGCGATGCCGGACTGGTTGGTGGCGATCGCCACTGTCCAGCCAGCTTTGCTCAACTGCGCGATGGCCTCGATCGAACCGGGCAGTGGAATCCATTCCGCCACCGACTTGATGTAAGCGTCGGAGTCGTAGTTGATCACTCCGTCCCGATCGAGAATCAGCAGTTTCAACATGGTCAGCTCAGCGTCGAAATGTCAGCGATATTGACGAACAAGCCACGCAGGCGCGCCAGCATGGCGTAGCGGTTTTTCCGCACGCCGGCATCTTCGGCATTGATCATCACGGCTTCGAAGAACGCATCCACCGGCTCACGCAAGGTGGCCAGGCGCGCCAATGCTTCGGCGTAGTTGCGCTCGGCGATCAGCGGCTTCACGGCGTTTTCAGCCTTGGCGATGGCCGAGTTCAGCGAAAACTCCTTGGCGTCTGCAAACAGGCCAGGGTCGACGTCGGCATTGCCCAGGCCTTCGGCCTTGCTCAGCAGGTTCGACACACGCTTGTTCACGGCGGCCAGTGCATCGGCTTCCGGCAGTTTGCGGAAGGCCTGCACGGCTTGTACGCGCTGGTCGAAGTCCAGCGCCGAACCCGGCTGCAGGGCACGTACCGACAGGTACACCGACACGTCCACGCCTTCGTCTTCGTAGCGCGCACGCAGGCGGTCGAACACGAACTCCAGCACTTGCTCGGCCAGGCCGGCCTGCTTGACCTTGGCACCGAACTGGCCGACGGCGAACACCACGGCCTGGGTCAGGTCGAGGTCGAGCTTCTTGTCGATGAGGATACGCAGCACGCCCAGGGCCGCACGGCGCAGGGCATACGGGTCTTTGCTGCCGGTTGGCAACATGCCGATACCGAAGATACCCACAAGGGTATCCAGCTTGTCGGCGATCGCCACGGCTGCACCGGTCAGGGTGGTCGGCAGTTCAGCGCCGGCACCGCGTGGCATGTATTGCTCGTTCAGGGCCAGGGCGACATCTTGCGGCTCGCCGTCGTTGAGCGCGTAGTAGTAGCCGGCGACACCTTGCATCTCCGGGAACTCGCCGACCATCTCGGTGGCCAGGTCGCACTTGGACAGCAAGCCTGCACGCGCAGCCCAGGCGGAATCGCCGCCAATGCGTGGCGCAATGTAGGCGGCCAGCTTGGAGACCCGTACGGCCTTGTCGTAGACGCTGCCGAGTTTTTCCTGGAACACCACGTTTTGCAGGCGCAGGTTGAAGTCTTCGAGCTTCTGCTTCTTGTCTTGCTTGAAGAAGAACTCGGCGTCGGTCAGGCGCGGGCGAACGACTTTTTCGTTACCGGCGATGATCTGCTGCGGGTCCTTGCTCTCGATGTTGGCCACGGTGATGAAACGCGGCAGCAACTTGCCATCCACATCCAGCAGGCAGAAATACTTCTGGTTGTCCTGCATGGTAGTGATCAGCGCTTCTTGCGGCACGTCGAGGAAACGTTCCTCGAACGAGCACACCAGCGGCACTGGCCACTCAACCAACGCCGTCACTTCGTCGAGCAGGCTTGGCGGCACGATAGCGGTGCCTTCCTGCAGGCGGGCCAGCTCTTCGGTACGCTTGCTGATCAGCTCGCGACGCTCGTTGGCGTCGGCCAGCACATAGGCGGCGCGCAGGTCGTTGAGGTAGTTGGCCGGCGACGTGATGCGTACGGCTTGCGGGTGGTGGAAGCGGTGGCCACGGGAATCACGACCGGCTTTCTGGGCGAGGAGGGTGCAGTCGATGACTTGATCACCGAGCAGCATCACCAGCCACTGGGTCGGACGTACGAACTCTTCCTTGCGAGCACCCCAGCGCATGCGCTTGGGAATCGGCAAGTCGTTCAGGGAATCTTCGACGATGGTCGGCAACAGGCTGGCGGTCGGCTTGCCGGTGATGACCTGGCTGAAACGTAGTTTCGGGCCGCTCTGGTCGATCTCGCTTAGCTCGACGCCACACTTCTTGGCAAAACCCAGTGCAGCTTGAGTCGGGTTGCCTTCAGCATCGAAAGCCGCCTGGCGTGGCGGGCCGTCGAGGTTGATGCTGCGGTCCGGCTGCTGGGTTTCCAGCGCGGTCAGCAACACGGCCAGGCGACGTGGCGCGGCGTAGACTTTTTTCGCGGCGAATTTCAGGCCAGCGGTCTGCAGGCCTTTTTCGATACCGGCCAGGAACGCGTCGGCCAGGGTGTTCAGTGCCTTGGGTGGCAGCTCTTCGGTGCCCAGTTCAACCAGGAAATCTTGAGCACTCATTGTGCAGCCTCCAGCTTAGCCAACACTTCATCACGCAGGTCCGGGGTTGCCATCGGGAAGCCCAGCTTGGCGCGAGCCAGCAGGTAGGCTTGGGCGACGGAACGCGCCAGGGTGCGCACACGCAGGATGTATTGCTGGCGCGCGGTAACCGAGATGGCACGGCGGGCATCCAGCAGGTTGAAGGTATGGGAGGCCTTCAACACCATTTCATAGCTTGGCAACGGCAGCGGCTGGTCGAGTTCGATCAGGCGCTTGGCTTCGCTTTCATAGAAGTCGAACAGTTCGAACAGTTTGTCGACGTTGGCGTGTTCGAAGTTGTAGGTGGACTGCTCCACCTCGTTCTGGTGGAACACGTCGCCGTAGGTCACTTTGCCGAACGGACCGTCAGCCCACACCAGGTCGTAGACCGAGTCCACGCCTTGCAGGTACATGGCCAGGCGCTCGAGACCGTAGGTGATCTCGCCGGTCACCGGGTAGCACTCGATGCCACCGGCTTGCTGGAAGTAAGTGAACTGCGTCACTTCCATGCCATTGAGCCAGACTTCCCAGCCCAGGCCCCAGGCGCCCAGGGTCGGCGATTCCCAGTTGTCTTCGACAAAACGGATGTCATGGACCAGTGGGTCGAGGCCCACATGCTTGAGCGAGCCCAGGTACAGTTCCTGGAAATTGTCCGGGTTCGGCTTCAGTACCACCTGGAACTGGTAGTAGTGCTGCAGACGGTTCGGGTTTTCGCCGTAGCGGCCGTCAGTCGGGCGACGACTGGGCTGCACATAAGCGGCGTTCCAGGTTTCCGGGCCAATGGCCCGCAGGAAGGTAGCGGTGTGGAAAGTGCCGGCGCCTACTTCCATATCGTAGGGCTGAAGTACCACACAACCTTGCTCGGCCCAGTATTGCTGGAGGGCGAGGATCAAGTCTTGGAAGGTACGCACGGCTGGCGTAGGCTGGCTCACGAAATTCACCTGTTACTTGGGCTGCGATTTAAAGAGCGGGAGTATACCCGATTCGGCCGCGCCACCATCCCCTGGAGCCTTATGCCACGC carries:
- the glyS gene encoding glycine--tRNA ligase subunit beta — protein: MSAQDFLVELGTEELPPKALNTLADAFLAGIEKGLQTAGLKFAAKKVYAAPRRLAVLLTALETQQPDRSINLDGPPRQAAFDAEGNPTQAALGFAKKCGVELSEIDQSGPKLRFSQVITGKPTASLLPTIVEDSLNDLPIPKRMRWGARKEEFVRPTQWLVMLLGDQVIDCTLLAQKAGRDSRGHRFHHPQAVRITSPANYLNDLRAAYVLADANERRELISKRTEELARLQEGTAIVPPSLLDEVTALVEWPVPLVCSFEERFLDVPQEALITTMQDNQKYFCLLDVDGKLLPRFITVANIESKDPQQIIAGNEKVVRPRLTDAEFFFKQDKKQKLEDFNLRLQNVVFQEKLGSVYDKAVRVSKLAAYIAPRIGGDSAWAARAGLLSKCDLATEMVGEFPEMQGVAGYYYALNDGEPQDVALALNEQYMPRGAGAELPTTLTGAAVAIADKLDTLVGIFGIGMLPTGSKDPYALRRAALGVLRILIDKKLDLDLTQAVVFAVGQFGAKVKQAGLAEQVLEFVFDRLRARYEDEGVDVSVYLSVRALQPGSALDFDQRVQAVQAFRKLPEADALAAVNKRVSNLLSKAEGLGNADVDPGLFADAKEFSLNSAIAKAENAVKPLIAERNYAEALARLATLREPVDAFFEAVMINAEDAGVRKNRYAMLARLRGLFVNIADISTLS
- the glyQ gene encoding glycine--tRNA ligase subunit alpha; the protein is MSQPTPAVRTFQDLILALQQYWAEQGCVVLQPYDMEVGAGTFHTATFLRAIGPETWNAAYVQPSRRPTDGRYGENPNRLQHYYQFQVVLKPNPDNFQELYLGSLKHVGLDPLVHDIRFVEDNWESPTLGAWGLGWEVWLNGMEVTQFTYFQQAGGIECYPVTGEITYGLERLAMYLQGVDSVYDLVWADGPFGKVTYGDVFHQNEVEQSTYNFEHANVDKLFELFDFYESEAKRLIELDQPLPLPSYEMVLKASHTFNLLDARRAISVTARQQYILRVRTLARSVAQAYLLARAKLGFPMATPDLRDEVLAKLEAAQ
- a CDS encoding lysophospholipid acyltransferase family protein codes for the protein MSILQAIRTFFFYLLLGTSSFLWCTLSFFIAPFLPFKARYRFINVYWCRCALWLTKVFLNIRFEIKGAENVPDQPCVILSNHQSTWETFFLSAYFSPLSQVLKRELLYVPFFGWAMAMLRPIAIDRDNPKAALKHVAKKGDELLKDGVWVLIFPEGTRVPYGTVGKFSRGGTALAVNANLPVLPIAHNAGKFWPKTGWAKREGTITVVIGEPMYAEGEGPRAIAALNDRAAAWNEAQQRAMGSLPPEPVVVDTPVI
- the gmhB gene encoding D-glycero-beta-D-manno-heptose 1,7-bisphosphate 7-phosphatase — protein: MLKLLILDRDGVINYDSDAYIKSVAEWIPLPGSIEAIAQLSKAGWTVAIATNQSGIARGYYDIATLDAMHARLRALVAEQGGEVGLVVYCPHGPDEGCDCRKPKPGMLKTIAEHYKVPLAGIWFVGDSLGDLEAAKAVDSQPVLVKTGKGEKTQAKNLPVGTLIFDDLAAVAAELINN